In Zonotrichia leucophrys gambelii isolate GWCS_2022_RI chromosome 14, RI_Zleu_2.0, whole genome shotgun sequence, a single window of DNA contains:
- the ZP2 gene encoding zona pellucida sperm-binding protein 2 gives MGSEQQCWSTSRMWLLLLFGFLLCLAPCADGLGDQDLLENVTCHRHGMEVEFSRELSNYSWHVCVVDVSGEEIVSCEHTVDYERLTLSVLFVNCTSLQHGQHQLWLKLMVNDTMGEETNITYSTHCDSIPVDEVTAPVFVGVTNCTKDFMAVTFPGLISSLSDEHKLPATPMPWNLSVDDGTRIHQLSLGQAMQQGYNFLVDGHNLIFQVAFAATGVVSYKLNDKVLYTVALKLMYGPPERSLTVESRMLCAPGPAICNATHMTVAIPAFPGILMDVDVENKTIPMDQLQENGITLDTQRGIRLYISKGILKSRLRGESCSGVQYYMSSLKLAFHFHGETVAMVMQPECPCEKHTPIAAVCTQDGYMDFEILAESTTPLLDLDTLRLRDPACRPAYRSPLNDRVRFHVPLNGCGTRHWFDGEQIHYENEVRSSWADLPLGRISRDSELRLTVICSFSNGDASLTVRVDNLSPPPPSVNQGSLSLVLLSYPEDSYRQPYREDQYPIVRYLRQPIFLEVQVLNRNDPSLHLVLDDCWATASQEPGSLPQWNIVVDGCEYDLDSYRTVFHPVGRGVSYANYRQRLEVKTFAFVSGDKALSGLVYFHCSVLLCHRFHPDSPLCIPRCPRPSRSKRESGMAAVNSAMVSLGGPVLLVPEEWSAARGSTLLSKEAWAAIAMIAVLSLATMLLFLACLKCLKRRAYMVNVIH, from the exons ATGGGGtctgagcagcagtgctggagcaccTCAAGGATGTG gttgctgctcctgtttggaTTTTTGCTGTGCTTAGCCCCTTGTGCTGATGGCCTGGGGGACCAGGATCTCTTGG AGAATGTGACCTGCCATAGGCATGGGATGGAAGTTGAGTTTTCCAGAGAGCTTAGCAACTACTCCTGGCATGTGTGTGTTGTTG ATGTGAGTGGGGAGGAGATCGTGTCCTGTGAGCACACTGTGGATTATGAGAGGCTGACACTCAGTGTCCTGTTTGTCAACTGCACCAGCCTGCAG CATGGTCAGCaccagctctggctgaagctgaTGGTGAATGACACAATGGGAGAGGAGACCAATATCACCTACAGCACTCACTGTGACAGCATTCCTGTAGATGAAGtcactgctcctgtgtttgttgGTGTTACAAACTGCACCAAAGACTTCATGGCA GTTACCTTCCCAGGACTCATTTCAAGTCTCAGTGATGAGCATAAG CTTCCAGCAACTCCAATGCCCTGGAATCTGTCAGTTGATGATGGAACCAGAATACATCAGCTAAGCCTGGGGCAAGCAATGCAGCAAGGCTATAACTTTCTAGTTGATGGCCACAACCTGATCTTTCAGGTGGCCTTTGCTGCCACTGGAGTTGTGTCCTACAAG CTCAATGACAAGGTGCTTTACACTGTGGCACTCAAGCTCATGTATGGCCCTCCTGAGCGTAGCCTGACTGTGGAGTCAAGGATGCTTTGTGCTCCAG GTCCAGCAATCTGTAATGCAACACACATGACTGTTGCCATCCCAGCCTTTCCAGGGATCCTTATGGATGTGGATGTAGAGAATAAGACCATCCCCATGGATCAGCTTCAGGAAAATGGAATCACTTTGGACACACAGAGAGGGATCAGGCTGTATATTAGCAAGGGAATCCTGAAGTCCAGG CTACGTGGGGAGAGCTGCTCAGGAGTTCAGTACTACATGTCCTCTTTGAAACTGGCTTTTCACTTCCATGGGGAGACTGTGGCAATGGTGATGCAGCCTGAGTGCCCCTGTGAGAAGCACACACCAATAG CTGCTGTGTGCACCCAGGATGGCTACATGGATTTTGAAATCCTGGCTGAGAGTACCACACCACTGCTGGACTTGGATACACTCAGGCTCAGGGATCCTGCGTGCAGGCCAGCCTACAGGTCACCTCTGAATGACAGGGTTCGGTTCCATGTCCCCCTGAACGGGTGTGGGACCAGGCACTGG TTTGATGGGGAGCAGATTCATTATGAGAATGAGGTGAGGTCATCATGGGCAGACCTTCCCCTGGGCAGGATCTCAAGGGACAGTGAACTCAG GTTAACAGTCATCTGCTCCTTCAGCAATGGTGATGCCTCCCTCACTGTAAGAGTAGACAACCTTTCTCCTCCACCTCCTTCAGTGAATCAAGGCTCCCTCTCCTTAGTTCTTCTAAGCTACCCAG AGGACTCGTACAGGCAGCCCTACCGTGAGGATCAGTATCCCATAGTGAGGTACCTGCGCCAGCCCATCTTCCTGGAAGTTCAGGTCCTGAACCGCAATGACCCCAGCCTGCACCTGGTGCTGGATGACTGCTGGGCAACGGCCTCCCAGGAGCCAGGATCCCTGCCCCAGTGGAATATTGTTGTAGATGG CTGTGAGTATGACCTAGACAGCTACAGGACTGTGTTCCACCCTGTGGGACGTGGTGTCAGCTATGCCAACTATCGCCAAAGGCTGGAAGTGAAgacttttgcttttgtttctggtGACAAAGCCCTTTCTGGCCTG GTGTACTTCCACTGCAGCGTTCTGCTCTGCCACCGTTTTCACCCAGACTCCCCATTGTGCATCCCAAGATGCCCAAGGCCATCCAGAAGCAAGAGAG AAAGTGGGATGGCAGCTGTGAACTCTGCTATGGTGAGCCTGGGGGGCCCTGTCCTCCTTGTGCCAGAAGAGTGGTCTGCAGCCCGAG GGAGCACTCTCCTGAGCAAGGAGGCGTGGGCTGCCATTGCAATGATTGCTGTTCTCTCTCTGGCCACAATGCTGCTATTTCTGGCTTGTCTTAAATGCCTAAAGAGAAGAGCATACATGGTAAATGTGATACATTAG